The Serratia rhizosphaerae genome has a segment encoding these proteins:
- a CDS encoding Tex family protein — protein sequence MNEPLSRIIATELQARPEQVDSAIRLLDEGNTVPFIARYRKEVTGGLDDTQLRQLETRLGYLRELEDRRQTILKSIDDQGKLSDELAGAINATLSKTELEDLYLPYKPKRRTRGQIAIEAGLEPLADTLWQDPQQQPEQLAERFVDADKGVADVKAALDGARYILMERFAEDAALLAKVRNYLWKNAHLVAKVVEGKEEEGAKFRDYFDHHEPIAQVPSHRALAMFRGRNEGILQLSLNADPQFDEAPRESQAEQIIISHLDLRLNNAPADAWRKAVVNWTWRIKVLLHLETELMGTVRERAEDEAINVFARNLHDLLMAAPAGMRATMGLDPGLRTGVKVAVVDATGKLVATDTVYPHTGQAAKAAAAVAALCTKHNVELVAIGNGTASRETERFFAELQKQFPAVKAQKVIVSEAGASVYSASELAALEFPNLDVSLRGAVSIARRLQDPLAELVKIEPKSIGVGQYQHDVSQSQLAKKLDSVVEDCVNAVGVDLNTASVPLLTRVAGLTRIMAQNIVSWRDENGRFNNRAQLLKVSRLGPKAFEQCAGFLRINHGDNPLDASTVHPETYPVVERILAATQQALQDLMGNPSAVRGLKASDFTDAQFGVPTVTDILKELEKPGRDPRPEFKTATFADGVETLNDLQPGMILEGSVTNVTNFGAFVDIGVHQDGLVHISSLADKFVEDPHTVVKAGDIVKVKVMEVDLQRKRIALSMRLDEQPGEGSPRRGGSAPARDRDNASRQQAQRPKARNNAPAGNSAMGDALAAAFGKKR from the coding sequence ATGAATGAGCCACTGAGCCGCATTATTGCAACAGAGCTGCAGGCGCGTCCGGAGCAAGTCGACTCCGCAATCCGCCTGCTGGATGAAGGTAATACCGTGCCGTTTATCGCACGCTATCGTAAGGAAGTCACCGGGGGCCTGGACGACACCCAACTGCGCCAGCTGGAAACCCGCCTGGGTTATCTGCGTGAACTGGAAGATCGCCGCCAGACCATCCTCAAATCCATTGACGATCAGGGCAAGCTGAGCGACGAACTGGCGGGCGCGATTAACGCCACGCTGAGCAAAACCGAACTCGAAGACCTGTACCTGCCCTACAAACCGAAACGCCGCACCCGCGGCCAGATCGCCATTGAGGCCGGTCTGGAGCCGCTGGCCGATACGCTGTGGCAGGATCCGCAACAGCAGCCGGAACAGCTGGCGGAACGGTTTGTCGACGCCGACAAAGGCGTGGCGGATGTGAAAGCGGCGCTGGACGGCGCACGCTATATCCTGATGGAACGCTTCGCCGAAGACGCCGCGCTGCTGGCCAAAGTGCGTAACTACCTGTGGAAGAACGCCCACCTGGTCGCCAAGGTGGTAGAGGGTAAAGAAGAGGAAGGTGCAAAATTCCGCGACTACTTCGACCATCACGAACCAATCGCCCAGGTGCCTTCGCACCGCGCGCTGGCAATGTTCCGCGGCCGCAACGAAGGCATTCTGCAGCTGTCGCTGAATGCCGACCCGCAGTTCGACGAAGCGCCGCGTGAAAGCCAGGCGGAGCAGATCATCATCAGCCACCTGGATCTGCGGCTGAACAACGCGCCGGCGGACGCCTGGCGCAAGGCGGTAGTCAACTGGACCTGGCGCATCAAGGTGCTGCTGCACCTGGAAACCGAACTGATGGGCACGGTGCGCGAGCGCGCCGAAGATGAAGCCATCAACGTCTTTGCCCGCAACCTGCATGACCTGCTGATGGCGGCGCCGGCCGGCATGCGCGCCACCATGGGTCTCGATCCGGGCCTGCGCACCGGGGTCAAAGTGGCGGTGGTCGACGCCACCGGCAAACTGGTGGCGACCGATACCGTTTATCCACACACCGGCCAGGCCGCCAAAGCCGCCGCTGCGGTCGCCGCACTGTGCACCAAACATAACGTCGAACTGGTGGCTATCGGCAACGGCACCGCCTCTCGTGAAACCGAGCGCTTCTTTGCCGAACTGCAAAAGCAGTTCCCGGCGGTCAAGGCGCAGAAGGTGATCGTCAGCGAAGCCGGCGCTTCGGTCTACTCCGCCTCCGAGCTGGCGGCACTGGAATTCCCGAACCTCGACGTGTCACTGCGCGGTGCGGTGTCAATCGCCCGTCGTCTGCAGGATCCGCTGGCGGAGCTGGTGAAAATCGAGCCGAAATCCATCGGCGTCGGTCAATATCAGCATGACGTCAGCCAAAGCCAGCTGGCGAAGAAGCTGGACTCCGTCGTCGAGGACTGCGTAAACGCCGTCGGCGTCGACCTGAACACCGCGTCGGTGCCGCTGCTGACTCGCGTTGCCGGTCTGACGCGCATCATGGCGCAGAACATCGTCAGCTGGCGCGACGAGAACGGCCGCTTCAACAACCGCGCACAGCTGCTGAAAGTCAGCCGCTTGGGGCCGAAGGCCTTTGAACAGTGCGCCGGCTTCCTGCGCATTAACCACGGCGACAACCCGCTGGACGCCTCGACCGTGCACCCGGAAACCTACCCGGTGGTGGAGCGTATTCTGGCCGCTACCCAGCAGGCGCTGCAGGATCTGATGGGCAACCCGAGCGCGGTGCGCGGCCTGAAGGCCAGCGACTTCACCGACGCGCAGTTCGGCGTGCCGACCGTGACCGATATCCTGAAGGAGCTGGAAAAACCGGGCCGCGACCCGCGCCCTGAGTTCAAAACCGCCACCTTTGCCGACGGTGTGGAAACGCTGAACGACCTGCAGCCGGGCATGATCCTGGAAGGTTCGGTGACCAACGTGACCAACTTCGGCGCTTTCGTCGATATCGGCGTCCATCAGGATGGTTTGGTGCACATCTCTTCACTGGCCGACAAGTTCGTCGAAGATCCGCACACCGTGGTGAAAGCCGGCGATATCGTCAAGGTGAAGGTGATGGAAGTGGATCTGCAGCGTAAGCGCATCGCGCTGAGCATGCGCCTGGACGAGCAGCCGGGCGAAGGTTCGCCGCGACGCGGCGGTTCCGCGCCGGCGCGCGATCGCGATAACGCATCGCGCCAGCAGGCCCAGCGGCCG
- the greB gene encoding transcription elongation factor GreB, which translates to MRTQLITREGYNKLKQELDYLWREERPEVTKKVTWAASLGDRSENADYQYNKKRLREIDRRVRYLTKCLEQLKIVDYSPQQEGKVFFGAWVEVENDDGDLKRFRIVGYDEIFGRKDYISIDAPMARALLKKEVGDAVTVNTPLGEALWYVNQIEYVK; encoded by the coding sequence ATGAGAACTCAATTAATAACCCGCGAAGGTTATAACAAACTTAAACAAGAGCTGGATTACCTGTGGCGCGAAGAGCGGCCGGAGGTGACGAAAAAGGTCACCTGGGCGGCCAGCCTCGGCGATCGCAGCGAAAACGCCGACTACCAGTACAACAAAAAGCGCCTGCGGGAGATCGACCGCCGGGTGCGCTATCTGACCAAATGCCTGGAACAGCTGAAAATCGTCGACTACTCGCCGCAGCAGGAAGGCAAAGTCTTCTTCGGCGCCTGGGTTGAGGTGGAAAACGACGACGGCGACCTAAAACGCTTTCGCATCGTCGGCTACGACGAGATTTTCGGCCGCAAAGATTACATCTCCATCGACGCGCCGATGGCGCGTGCCCTGCTGAAAAAAGAGGTCGGCGACGCCGTTACCGTCAACACGCCGCTCGGCGAAGCGCTGTGGTACGTCAATCAGATTGAATACGTTAAATAA
- the ompR gene encoding two-component system response regulator OmpR — translation MQENHKILVVDDDMRLRALLERYLTEQGFQVRSVANAEQMDRLLTRESFHLMVLDLMLPGEDGLSICRRLRSQSNPMPIIMVTAKGEEVDRIVGLEIGADDYIPKPFNPRELLARIRAVLRRQANELPGAPSQEEAVIAFGKFKLNLGTREMFREDEPMPLTSGEFAVLKALVSHPREPLSRDKLMNLARGREYSAMERSIDVQISRLRRMVEEDPAHPRYIQTVWGLGYVFVPDGSKA, via the coding sequence ATGCAAGAGAATCATAAGATTCTGGTCGTTGATGACGACATGCGTCTGCGTGCGCTATTGGAACGCTATTTAACCGAGCAGGGTTTTCAGGTGCGCAGCGTGGCGAACGCCGAACAAATGGACCGCCTGCTGACGCGGGAATCGTTCCACCTGATGGTGCTGGACCTGATGCTGCCGGGGGAAGACGGTTTGTCTATCTGCCGCCGCCTGCGCAGCCAGAGCAACCCGATGCCGATCATCATGGTCACCGCCAAGGGTGAAGAAGTGGATCGTATCGTCGGGCTGGAAATCGGCGCCGATGATTACATTCCGAAACCGTTCAACCCGCGCGAACTGCTGGCGCGTATCCGCGCGGTACTGCGCCGTCAGGCCAATGAGCTGCCGGGTGCGCCGTCGCAGGAAGAGGCGGTGATCGCCTTCGGCAAATTCAAGCTGAACCTCGGCACCCGTGAAATGTTCCGCGAAGACGAGCCGATGCCGCTGACCAGCGGCGAGTTTGCGGTGCTGAAAGCGCTGGTGAGCCACCCGCGCGAGCCGCTGTCGCGCGATAAGCTGATGAACCTGGCGCGCGGCCGCGAATACAGCGCCATGGAGCGTTCGATCGACGTGCAGATCTCCCGCCTGCGCCGTATGGTGGAGGAAGATCCCGCCCATCCTCGCTATATTCAGACCGTTTGGGGCCTGGGCTATGTCTTTGTACCGGACGGCAGTAAGGCATGA
- the envZ gene encoding two-component system sensor histidine kinase EnvZ codes for MRRLRFSPRSSFARTLLLIVTLLFVSLVTTYLVVLNFAILPSLQQFNKVLAYEVRMLMTDRLQLEDGTLLEVPPAFRREIYRELGISLYTNAAAEESGLRWAQHYEFLSQQMARQLGGPTDVRVEVNKNTPVVWLKTWLSPDIWVRVPLTEIHQGDFSPLFRYTLAIMLLAIGGAWLFIRIQNRPLVELEHAALQVGKGNIPPPLREYGASEVRSVTRAFNQMTSGVKQLSDDRTLLMAGVSHDLRTPLTRIRLATEMMGAEDGYLAESINKDIEECNDIIEQFIDYLRTGQEMQTELCDLNAILGEVIAAESGYEREIDASLAPGELMMNVHPLSIKRAVVNMVVNAARYGNGWIKVSSGSELQRGWFQVEDDGPGIKPEELKHLLQPFVRGDSARSTSGTGLGLAIVQRIIDGHAGALEFGVSERGGLRMRAYIPLPMATRDALNGNNGQPKEKA; via the coding sequence ATGAGGCGATTGCGCTTTTCACCGCGTAGCTCGTTTGCCCGAACCCTGTTGTTGATCGTCACTTTGCTGTTCGTCAGCCTGGTGACGACCTATCTGGTGGTGCTGAACTTCGCCATCCTTCCCAGCCTGCAGCAGTTTAATAAGGTCCTGGCGTACGAAGTGCGTATGCTGATGACCGATCGGCTGCAGCTGGAAGACGGCACGTTGCTGGAGGTGCCGCCGGCGTTCCGTCGGGAAATCTATCGTGAGCTGGGGATCTCGCTGTATACCAATGCCGCCGCAGAAGAGAGCGGTCTGCGTTGGGCGCAGCACTATGAGTTCCTCAGCCAGCAGATGGCGCGCCAGCTTGGCGGCCCGACCGATGTGCGCGTCGAGGTCAACAAAAATACGCCGGTGGTCTGGCTGAAAACCTGGCTGTCGCCGGATATCTGGGTGCGCGTGCCGCTGACCGAGATTCATCAGGGCGACTTCTCACCGCTGTTCCGCTATACGCTGGCGATTATGCTGCTGGCGATCGGCGGCGCCTGGCTGTTTATCCGTATTCAGAATCGGCCGCTGGTGGAGTTGGAACACGCGGCGCTACAGGTCGGCAAAGGCAATATTCCGCCGCCGCTGCGTGAATATGGCGCGTCGGAAGTGCGTTCGGTAACGCGCGCGTTTAACCAGATGACCTCCGGCGTGAAGCAACTGTCGGACGACCGCACCCTGCTGATGGCCGGCGTCAGCCACGATCTGCGCACCCCGCTGACGCGTATCCGCCTGGCGACGGAAATGATGGGCGCCGAGGACGGTTATCTGGCGGAGTCGATCAATAAAGATATCGAAGAATGTAACGACATTATCGAACAGTTTATCGACTACCTGCGAACCGGTCAGGAGATGCAGACGGAGCTGTGCGATCTCAACGCTATTTTGGGTGAGGTGATCGCGGCGGAAAGCGGCTACGAGCGGGAAATTGACGCCAGCCTGGCGCCAGGCGAGCTGATGATGAATGTGCATCCGCTGTCGATCAAGCGTGCGGTGGTCAACATGGTGGTCAACGCGGCGCGTTACGGCAATGGTTGGATCAAGGTCAGCAGCGGCAGTGAGCTGCAGCGCGGCTGGTTCCAGGTGGAAGATGACGGTCCGGGCATCAAACCGGAAGAGCTGAAGCACCTGCTGCAGCCGTTTGTACGCGGCGACAGCGCGCGCAGCACCAGCGGCACCGGTCTGGGCTTGGCGATTGTGCAGCGTATTATCGATGGCCACGCCGGCGCGCTGGAGTTTGGCGTCAGCGAACGCGGCGGTTTGCGGATGCGCGCCTATATTCCGTTACCGATGGCTACCCGCGATGCGCTCAACGGTAATAACGGCCAGCCGAAAGAGAAGGCCTGA
- a CDS encoding type II toxin-antitoxin system VapC family toxin: MIILDISVIAETLRPNPHYNVISWLNEKDNSELYLSAIVVAELFSSVAGMPDGKRQRALRLRLAEAIQINFDEQILPFDTLCAMQYAELIGRTQRQGTPMNVPDAQIAATCLQYGATLATRNGKNFLHCGIELIDPWQVPAGQRLHEDAAEYYVMSRKS; encoded by the coding sequence ATGATTATTCTCGACATCAGCGTGATCGCAGAAACGCTGCGCCCCAATCCGCATTACAACGTGATCAGCTGGCTGAACGAAAAAGATAATAGTGAGCTGTATTTAAGCGCCATCGTTGTCGCCGAGCTATTCAGCAGCGTGGCCGGCATGCCGGACGGCAAACGCCAGCGGGCGCTCAGGCTCAGGCTGGCAGAGGCGATTCAGATTAACTTCGATGAGCAGATTTTGCCGTTTGATACCCTGTGCGCCATGCAGTATGCGGAGCTAATAGGCAGAACCCAGCGTCAGGGCACGCCGATGAACGTACCCGATGCGCAGATCGCCGCCACCTGTCTGCAGTACGGCGCTACGCTTGCCACGCGCAACGGCAAAAACTTTCTCCACTGTGGCATCGAGCTGATCGACCCCTGGCAGGTGCCGGCGGGGCAGCGCCTGCATGAAGACGCCGCCGAATACTATGTGATGAGCCGTAAATCCTGA
- a CDS encoding FitA-like ribbon-helix-helix domain-containing protein produces MATLTVRNLDDEIKELLRIAAAKNGHSMEEEARMILKQALTKKPARYGLGTWMHQHFAEFGGVELAIPPRDAAPPHRVTFDDDDGQA; encoded by the coding sequence ATGGCTACCCTAACCGTCAGAAATCTCGATGACGAGATCAAAGAACTGCTGCGTATTGCAGCCGCTAAAAATGGTCATTCCATGGAGGAGGAGGCGCGTATGATTTTAAAACAGGCGCTGACGAAAAAGCCGGCGCGCTACGGGTTAGGTACCTGGATGCACCAGCATTTTGCCGAATTTGGCGGCGTGGAGCTGGCGATCCCGCCACGCGATGCCGCACCACCGCACCGTGTAACCTTCGACGATGATGACGGCCAGGCATGA
- the pckA gene encoding phosphoenolpyruvate carboxykinase (ATP), with protein MCAKGITPQDLAAYGIHNAGEIVYNPSYDLLFKEETDPSLTGYERGVVTNLGAVAVDTGIFTGRSPKDKYIVRDDVTRDTVWWADQGKGKNDNKPLSPEIWGELKQLVTQQLSGKRLFVVDTFCGANADSRLKVRFITEVAWQAHFVKNMFIRPSDEELADFEPDFVVMNGAKCTNPNWQQQGLNSENFVAFNLTDRMQLIGGTWYGGEMKKGMFSMMNYLLPLKGIASMHCSANVGEQGDVAVFFGLSGTGKTTLSTDPKRQLIGDDEHGWDDDGVFNFEGGCYAKTIKLSEEAEPDIYHAIKRDALLENVTVLADGSIDFNDGSKTENTRVSYPIYHIQNIVKPVSKAGHATKVIFLTADAFGVLPPVSRLTADQTQYHFLSGFTAKLAGTERGITEPTPTFSSCFGAAFLSLHPTQYAEVLVKRMQAAGAQAYLVNTGWNGTGKRISIKDTRGIIDAILSGEIDQAETITLPIFDLAVPTALPGVDPAILDPRATYRSEAQWEEKAQDLAQRFITNFDKYTDTPAGAALVSAGPKL; from the coding sequence ATGTGTGCTAAAGGTATAACCCCCCAGGATCTTGCCGCCTACGGGATCCACAACGCCGGCGAGATCGTCTACAACCCAAGCTATGACCTCCTGTTTAAAGAAGAAACCGACCCTTCCTTAACGGGCTACGAGCGCGGCGTGGTGACCAACCTGGGTGCGGTAGCCGTCGATACCGGGATCTTTACCGGCCGCTCCCCGAAGGACAAATACATTGTCCGTGATGACGTGACCCGCGATACCGTGTGGTGGGCCGATCAGGGGAAAGGCAAAAATGACAACAAACCGCTCAGCCCGGAAATCTGGGGCGAGCTGAAGCAGCTGGTGACTCAGCAACTCTCCGGTAAACGCCTGTTCGTGGTTGATACCTTTTGCGGCGCCAATGCCGACTCCCGCCTGAAAGTACGCTTTATCACCGAGGTCGCCTGGCAGGCGCACTTCGTGAAAAACATGTTCATCCGCCCGAGCGACGAAGAGCTGGCAGACTTTGAGCCGGACTTCGTGGTGATGAACGGCGCCAAATGCACCAATCCAAACTGGCAGCAGCAGGGGCTGAACTCGGAAAACTTCGTCGCCTTCAACCTGACGGATCGCATGCAGCTGATCGGCGGCACCTGGTACGGCGGCGAAATGAAAAAGGGTATGTTCTCCATGATGAACTACCTGCTGCCGCTGAAGGGCATCGCTTCCATGCACTGCTCGGCCAACGTCGGCGAACAGGGTGACGTGGCGGTATTCTTCGGCCTGTCCGGCACCGGTAAGACCACGCTGTCCACCGATCCGAAGCGCCAGCTGATCGGCGACGATGAGCACGGCTGGGACGACGACGGCGTGTTCAACTTCGAAGGCGGCTGCTACGCCAAAACCATCAAGCTCTCCGAAGAAGCCGAACCGGATATTTACCACGCCATCAAGCGCGATGCGCTGCTGGAAAACGTCACCGTACTGGCCGACGGCAGCATTGATTTCAATGACGGTTCGAAAACCGAAAACACCCGCGTTTCCTACCCGATTTACCATATCCAGAACATCGTCAAACCGGTTTCCAAGGCCGGCCACGCCACCAAGGTGATCTTCCTGACCGCTGACGCTTTTGGCGTGCTGCCGCCGGTTTCGCGCCTGACCGCCGACCAGACTCAGTACCACTTCCTGTCCGGCTTTACCGCCAAACTGGCAGGCACCGAGCGCGGTATTACCGAACCAACGCCGACCTTCTCTTCCTGCTTCGGCGCCGCCTTCCTGTCGCTGCACCCGACGCAATACGCTGAAGTGCTGGTTAAACGCATGCAGGCCGCCGGTGCGCAGGCCTACCTGGTGAACACCGGCTGGAACGGTACCGGCAAACGTATCTCAATCAAAGATACGCGCGGCATTATCGACGCCATTCTCAGCGGCGAAATCGACCAGGCGGAAACCATCACCCTGCCGATCTTCGATCTGGCGGTGCCGACGGCACTGCCTGGCGTCGACCCCGCGATCCTTGACCCGCGCGCCACCTACCGGAGCGAAGCGCAGTGGGAAGAGAAAGCGCAGGATCTGGCGCAACGCTTTATCACCAACTTCGATAAATACACCGATACGCCGGCCGGGGCAGCCCTGGTCAGCGCCGGTCCAAAGTTGTAA
- the hslO gene encoding Hsp33 family molecular chaperone HslO: MSNHDQLHRYLFENYAVRGELVTLSDTYRHILENHDYPAPVQALLGEMLVATSLLTATLKFDGDITVQLQGDGPLKLAVINGNNQQEMRGVARLQGDIADGSTLQQMIGNGVMVITITPAEGERYQGVVALEGETLAECLENYFRQSEQLPTRLFIRTGEADGQPAAGGMLLQVLPAQDEQNADDFDHLVQLTATIKNEELFTLPANEVLYRLYHQEEVTLYEPQPVIFRCTCSRQRCADALLTLPTDEVADMLEQDGNIDMHCDYCGNHYVFDAMDVAALYAGNTGESDQLH, from the coding sequence ATGTCTAATCATGACCAATTACACCGTTACCTGTTCGAGAACTACGCGGTGCGCGGTGAGCTGGTTACCCTCAGCGACACCTATCGGCACATTCTGGAAAACCACGACTACCCTGCCCCGGTGCAGGCGCTGCTGGGTGAAATGCTGGTGGCAACCAGCCTGCTGACGGCAACCCTGAAATTCGACGGCGATATTACCGTACAGCTGCAGGGCGACGGCCCGCTGAAGCTGGCGGTGATCAACGGCAACAACCAGCAGGAAATGCGCGGCGTGGCGCGCCTGCAGGGCGATATCGCCGACGGCAGCACGCTGCAGCAGATGATCGGCAACGGCGTGATGGTCATTACCATTACCCCGGCCGAGGGCGAGCGCTATCAGGGCGTGGTGGCGCTGGAAGGCGAAACCCTGGCCGAGTGCCTGGAGAACTATTTCCGCCAGTCGGAACAGCTGCCGACCCGTCTGTTTATTCGCACCGGCGAGGCTGACGGCCAGCCGGCCGCCGGCGGCATGCTGCTGCAGGTTCTGCCGGCGCAGGACGAACAAAACGCTGACGACTTCGATCACCTGGTGCAGCTGACCGCCACCATCAAGAACGAAGAGCTGTTCACTCTGCCGGCCAATGAGGTGCTGTACCGCCTGTACCACCAGGAAGAGGTGACGCTGTATGAACCGCAGCCGGTCATATTCCGCTGCACCTGCTCGCGCCAGCGCTGCGCCGACGCGCTGCTGACGCTGCCCACCGATGAGGTGGCCGATATGCTGGAGCAGGACGGCAACATCGATATGCACTGCGACTATTGCGGCAACCATTACGTGTTTGATGCGATGGACGTCGCCGCGTTATACGCAGGTAACACCGGCGAAAGCGACCAGTTACACTAA
- the hslR gene encoding ribosome-associated heat shock protein Hsp15, whose amino-acid sequence MKAKTTSDDAVRLDKWLWAARFYKTRSLAREMIDGGKVHYNGQRSKPSKNVELNAEIKLRQGNEERTVIVLALNGQRRGAGEAQLMYEETAASIANREKMAQARKLNALSMPHPDRRPDKKERRTLIKFKFGESE is encoded by the coding sequence ATGAAAGCAAAAACGACGAGCGACGACGCCGTCCGTTTAGACAAGTGGCTGTGGGCCGCACGGTTTTATAAAACCCGTTCGCTGGCGCGCGAGATGATCGACGGCGGCAAGGTGCACTATAACGGTCAGCGCAGCAAGCCCAGCAAGAACGTCGAGCTGAACGCGGAGATCAAGCTGCGTCAGGGAAATGAAGAGCGCACGGTGATCGTGCTGGCGCTCAACGGCCAGCGTCGCGGCGCCGGCGAAGCGCAGCTGATGTATGAGGAAACCGCGGCCAGCATCGCCAACCGGGAAAAGATGGCGCAGGCGCGCAAGCTGAACGCCCTGAGCATGCCGCATCCGGATCGCCGTCCGGACAAGAAAGAGCGGCGCACCCTGATTAAATTTAAATTTGGCGAGTCGGAATAA
- the yrfG gene encoding GMP/IMP nucleotidase, with translation MVPEFDWRNIDTVLLDMDGTLLDLEFDSHFWLQRVPQALSAQRDISFDQARQMIDAEYAAVQHTMNWYCFDYWSSRLDLDIYAMTSEAGSRARLRDDTAPFLQALRDSGRQAILLTNAHPHSLAVKIAHTGLDRHLDLLLSTHTFGYPKEDQRLWQAVQQRIGFDPQRTLFVDDGEPILDAAHRFGIRYCLGVQNPDSSMAEKTFQRHPSMRDYRQLIPALAREPE, from the coding sequence ATGGTTCCTGAATTTGATTGGCGCAATATAGATACCGTTTTGCTGGACATGGATGGCACCCTGCTCGATCTGGAGTTCGACAGCCACTTTTGGCTGCAGCGGGTGCCGCAGGCGCTGAGCGCCCAGCGCGACATCTCGTTCGACCAGGCCCGCCAAATGATTGACGCCGAGTATGCCGCGGTACAGCACACCATGAACTGGTACTGCTTTGATTACTGGAGCTCACGACTGGATCTGGATATCTACGCCATGACCAGTGAAGCCGGCTCCCGCGCCCGCCTGCGCGATGATACCGCGCCGTTTCTGCAGGCGCTGCGCGACTCCGGCCGGCAGGCCATTTTGCTGACCAATGCGCACCCGCACAGTCTGGCGGTAAAAATTGCGCATACCGGCCTCGATCGGCACCTTGATTTATTACTTTCCACCCACACATTTGGATATCCGAAGGAAGATCAGCGCCTGTGGCAAGCGGTGCAGCAACGCATCGGCTTCGACCCGCAGCGCACGCTGTTCGTGGATGACGGCGAACCGATTCTGGACGCCGCGCACCGGTTTGGCATTCGCTATTGTCTCGGCGTACAAAATCCGGATTCCAGCATGGCGGAAAAAACTTTCCAGCGTCATCCGTCCATGCGCGATTACCGTCAGTTGATACCGGCGCTGGCACGGGAGCCAGAATGA